The following proteins are encoded in a genomic region of Triticum dicoccoides isolate Atlit2015 ecotype Zavitan chromosome 1B, WEW_v2.0, whole genome shotgun sequence:
- the LOC119337273 gene encoding uncharacterized sugar kinase slr0537-like encodes MALASTTASRLISRRLVAPLPPPPSSSCAAPRGGARPGPRRFAVRWEGRPRALLGGFSDADEDVSDDEDEEDGPGALSGGPPRQQQGCEDVIELAAAAFSGPERWDVLGLGQAMVDFSGMVDDKFLERLGIEKGTRKVVNHEERGRVLRAMDGCTYKAAAGGSLSNSLVALARLGSSRASSYPELRIAMAGSVGSDPLGSFYRQKLHRANVQFLSKPVKDGTTGTVIVLTTPDAQRTMLAYQGTSSTLAYDSDLAEIVSKSNLLIVEGYLFEFSHTIEAIKQACEDAKKNGALIAVSASDVSCIKRCHSDFWDIVGNYADILFANANEARAFCELTSEESTVSAARYLSHSIPLVSVTDGMHGSYIGVKGEAIYIPPPACIPVDTCGAGDAYASGILYGILRGASDLKGIGLLAAQVAAVVVGQQGTRLRVKDADRLAESFEFHLDNLEFCSDAGTDQVPNL; translated from the exons ATGGCGCtcgcctccaccaccgcctcccGCCTCATTAGCCGACGCCTCGTCGCTCCCCTcccgcctcctccttcctcttcctgcGCCGCGCCGCGAGGAGGAGCCAGGCCAGGGCCGCGCCGGTTCGCGGTGCGCTGGGAGGGCAGGCCGAGAGCGCTGTTGGGAGGATTCTCGGACGCCGACGAAGATGTCAgcgacgacgaggacgaggaggacggCCCCGGCGCGCTCAGCGGTGGGCCGCCGCGGCAGCAGCAGGggtgcgaggacgtcatcgagctcgcCGCCGCTGCCTTCTCCGGGCCCGAGCGCTGGGACGTGCTCGGACTCGGCCAGGCCATG GTTGACTTCTCAGGCATGGTGGATGATAAATTCCTCGAGCGACTGGGCATAGAGAAGGGTACTAGAAAGGTCGTTAACCATGAGGAGAGGGGACGGGTCTTGCGTGCCATGGATGGCTGCACCTACAAGGCCGCTGCTGGAGGCTCACTGTCCAACTCGCTCGTGGCTCTAGCAAGGCTTGGTAGTAGTCGGGCCAGCAGCTACCCTGAGCTTAGAATAGCAATGGCTGGCAGTGTGGGCAGTGACCCACTTGGTAGTTTCTATAG GCAAAAGTTGCATCGTGCGAATGTGCAATTCTTGTCCAAGCCGGTCAAAGATGGGACTACTGGGACTGTGATTGTTCTAACAACTCCAGATGCACAGCGAACTATGCTTGCATACCAG GGTACATCTTCAACTTTGGCTTATGATTCAGACTTGGCAGAGATAGTATCCAAGTCAAATCTACTGATAGTGGAAGGGTACCTATTCGAATTTAGTCATACAATTGAAGCCATCAAGCAGGCATGTGAAGATGCTAAGAAGAATGGTGCACTTATTGCTGTTTCGGCATCAGATGTGTCATGCATCAAGCGTTGCCACAGTGATTTTTG GGATATTGTAGGAAACTATGCGGACATATTGTTCGCCAATGCCAACGAAGCAAGGGCGTTCTGCGAGCTAACTTCAGAAGAGAGCACGGTGTCAGCTGCGAGATACTTGAGCCATTCTATTCCTCTAGTATCCGTTACCGATGGTATGCACGGTTCCTACATCGGTGTGAAAGGTGAAGCAATATACATCCCTCCACCGGCATGTATACCTGTGGACACCTGCGGAGCTGGTGATGCATACGCATCAGGAATCCTGTACGGTATCCTCCGGGGTGCGTCAGACTTGAAGGGCATCGGCCTGCTGGCTGCCCAGGTAGCTGCTGTTGTCGTCGGGCAGCAAGGCACACGCCTGAGGGTTAAGGATGCTGACAGATTGGCTGAATCGTTCGAGTTCCACCTTGACAACTTGGAGTTCTGTTCAGATGCTGGAACGGACCAGGTTCCCAACTTATGA
- the LOC119337282 gene encoding uncharacterized protein At2g38710-like, giving the protein MVVATEEMAVYCFDTLVAHYSGEQPPPPAFEEGVHPLFVTWKKATNGSEPRLRGCIGTLEPRQIVSGFKDYALTSALRDRRFSPIQSKELPYLECTVSILTEYETALNHLDWEVGKHGLIIEFTDPDYNVRRSGTYLPEVAAHEGWTQLETIDSLMRKAGYNGTITESLRKKIRVTRYQSTLYTMHYGEYTAYVKKNRGEINGAPIVNGFKPGQ; this is encoded by the exons ATGGTGGTGGCCACGGAGGAAATGGCGGTCTACTGCTTCGACACCCTCGTCGCCCACTACAGCGgcgagcagccgccgccgcccgccttcgaGGAGGGCGTCCA CCCACTGTTTGTCACCTGGAAGAAGGCTACCAATGGTTCCGAGCCACGCCTAAGGGGATGCATCGGAACTTTGGAGCCCCGTCAGATTGTAAGCGGCTTCAAGGATTACGCGCTGACCAG TGCCCTGAGGGATCGGCGCTTTTCTCCGATACAGTCCAAAGAGCTGCCATATTTGGAATGCACAGTTTCTATATTGACCGAATACGAAACTGCACTCAACCACCTTGATTGGGAG GTTGGAAAGCATGGTTTAATTATTGAGTTCACCGATCCTGACTATAATGTAAGACGGAGTGGAACTTATTTACCTGAGGTTGCTGCCCATGAAG GATGGACACAACTAGAGACCATTGACTCGCTCATGAGGAAGGCTGGCTACAATGGCACCATCACTGAGTCTTTGAGGAAGAAAATCCGCGTCACCCGCTACCAGAGTACCCTGTACACAATGCACTATGGTGAATATACTGCATATGTCAAGAAGAACAGAGGTGAAATTAACGGGGCACCCATAGTTAACGGATTCAAACCAGGCCAGTGA
- the LOC119350407 gene encoding uncharacterized protein LOC119350407, with product MVITHSTEQSKEKLKQQRADMVKILEIGLGRLDAEEDDDCCEIDPAEFAKKVNRKASDDDDVVVVAAKGPIKVKVELDWSEHSAETLDGRANSNGGLHGRIAGDRLDNPLKIEEDEPTIHQMGPLEAKPDVKSIPGEPLLVMSDSELPFGGLFADMCPVKSELEDGNGADDVSAEAIPDVPLPNIVPDMSPVKCEPEDGTSGADEHELSEEEVMPEISLLKCDSECFEEVVNPGMSPAKKCETEGGAGAVGEPIKEEIIPDMSPLKCGSGCFEEDVIPDLSPITRNSGTDELFKEKTIPDKPLLKSESKYFEDVTVPVMSPIKHDDHGADERVGEEDGYDHLPEMDRLNPEGRDFDEDGDYVVVVAKEAL from the exons ATGGTAATCACCCATTCAACCGAGCAGAGCAAGGAGAAGCTCAAACAGCAAAGGGCGGATATGGTGAAGATACTGGAGATCGGACTGGGGCGGCTCGAcgccgaggaggacgacgactgctgCGAGATAGACCCCGCCGAGTTCGCCAAGAAGGTGAATCGCAAAGCATCAGATGACGACGACGTGGTCGTCGTTGCGGCCAAAGGCCCG ATCAAAGTCAAGGTGGAATTAGATTGGTCGGAGCATTCCGCAGAAACTTTGGATGGACGCGCCAACAGTAATGGCGGCCTGCATGGACGCATCGCTGGTGATCGCTTGGATAACcctttgaagattgaagaagatgaACCAACTATCCATCAGATGGGGCCTCTTGAGGCCAAGCCTGATGTCAAAAGCATCCCTGGCGAGCCACTGCTGGTGATGTCCGATTCCGAATTGCCCTTTGGGGGGCTCTTCGCTGACATGTGCCCGGTGAAGAGCGAACTTGAAGATGGCAACGGCGCAGATGATGTCTCTGCTGAAGCCATCCCCGACGTGCCGTTGCCCAACATCGTTCCTGACATGTCGCCGGTGAAGTGTGAACCTGAAGATGGCACCAGTGGTGCTGATGAGCATGAACTCTCTGAGGAGGAAGTCATGCCTGAGATATCGCTGCTGAAGTGTGACTCTGAATGCTTCGAGGAAGTCGTCAATCCTGGCATGTCGCCGGCAAAGAAGTGTGAGACTGAAGGCGGCGCCGGTGCTGTGGGTGAACCCATCAAGGAGGAAATCATCCCTGACATGTCGCCGCTGAAATGCGGGTCTGGATGCTTTGAGGAGGACGTCATTCCTGACTTGTCGCCAATAACGCGCAACAGTGGCACTGATGAACTCTTCAAGGAGAAAACCATCCCTGACAAGCCACTGCTGAAGTCTGAATCTAAATACTTTGAGGATGTTACTGTTCCTGTCATGTCGCCAATAAAGCATGATGATCATGGTGCCGATGAGCGTGTTGGAGAAGAAGATGGGTATGACCATCTCCCAGAGATGGATAGACTCAACCCTGAGGGAAGAGATTTTGATGAAGACGGTGACTACGTTGTCGTAGTAGCGAAAGAGGCTCTCTGA